The Tardibacter chloracetimidivorans region CGACGATCTGGTCGCTTCATCCGGCGTCCGGTCGCGGCTTGCCAGCCGGGCATTGAGTGCCGCCTTTTCGGCCAGAAGCGCTTCGATCCGCGTCTGAAGCTCCTCGATCTCCAGCGTGCGGCGGACGAGCCGCGCGTCAAGCGCCCCGACCGCCTGTCGGAGCGTCGCGGCTTCCCGCGCACGGTCGAGCTGGCGTTCGATCCGGGCGGCGAGCACCGGAGGCGCGCAGGGCAGCAGGATGTGATCGTCGGCGCCCGCGTTCAGCGCGGCCACGGCGGAGGCGGCGTCGGCGGAATGGGCGACGATGATGACCGGCAGCTGGGCGTTTTCCCTGCTGCCGCGCATTTCGCGCAGCAGGTCGATCCCGGTCAGCCCCGGCATGTTCTGGTCCAGAAGCAGCAGGGCCGGGCGTTCCGACCGAAGCATCATCAGCGCCGCGCTGCCGCTTTCGACGGCCGAAACCCGATAGGCCAGGTGGCCGAGGTCGGCCGAGAGCGTATCCCTGCTGGAAGGTGAAGCGTCGGCGATCAGAATCAGCGGGCCGCCTGAAGCATAGGCCCCGGCCGCATCGGATTGCGCGGTTGAACCGTTGTGTTTCATGTCCATCAGGCCCTGACGTCCTTTCCCAGCTGGCCTGAGCTTAGGACAACAGGGTCAACGCTTGCTTAACGCTGCGCCGTCCGGCGCAATTATCGTCAGCCGCTGTTCTTGAGCGCGGTGGCGATGGCGTTGATGGTGAGCTGGATGCCGGTGACCACTTTTTCGTCGCTGTCGCCGCCGCGAAGGCGGCGGATAAGGTCCACCTGCAGCAGGTTCAGCGGCTCGATATAGGGTAGGCGCAGCCGGATGGAGGCATCGAGCGCAGGCGAATGCGCAAGCAGGCGGCTTTGTCCCGTCGCGTCCAGCAGCGAGTCGCGCGTCAACGCCCAGCCTTCGCTGATCGTCCCGAAGATGCTTTCGGACAGCGCCCGGTCCTCCACCAGCCCGGCATAGCGGCGGGCGATGGCGAGATCGGTCTTGGCGAGCACCATCTCCATATTGTCGAGCGTCGTCTTGAAGAACGGCCAGCCTGCGGCCATTTCGCGCAGCAGGCCCTTGTCGTCGAACGAGGAAAGGGCGCGGCCCACGCCATACCAGCCGGGCAGCATGATCCGCGCCTGCGCCCAGCTGAACACCCAGGGTATGGCGCGCAGATCCTCTATGCGCGTCGATTTCGTGCGCGAAGCCGGGCGGCTGCCGATTTTCAGGCCCGAAATCTCGCGGATCGGCGTGGCCTGCCGAAAGAACTCCGGGAAGTGGGGCGTCTCGTACACCAGCGCGCGATAGGCGTTCCGCGCCGATGCGGACAGCGTTTCCATGGCCGCGCGGAACCGCTCGTCGTCCTTTTTGGCGAGCACGGGCGGCGCGAGCGAGGCAAGGGCGGTTGCCGCGACCATTGCCTCCAGATTGGCGGCGGCGTGCTCGGCGTCGCCATATTTCGCGGCGATCACCTCGCCCTGTTCGGTCACGCGGATGCGGCCGTTGACCGTGCCCGCCGGCTGCGCGCGAATGGCGTCGAAAGCCGATCCGCCGCCGCGTCCCACCGCGCCGCCGCGGCCGTGGAAAAGCTGAAGCGCGATGCCCTTTTCGGCGAAGACCCGGGCCAGCGCCTCGCTGCCCAGCGCGAGCGACCAGTTGGAGGTGAGATAGCCCCCGTCCTTGTTGCTGTCGGAATAGCCGATCATCACTTCCTGATAGCCGCGCGCCTTGGCCAGCGCGGCGACCTCGGGAATGGAAAGCCACTCGTCCATCACCTGCGGCGCGGCTTCCAGATCGTCGATCGTCTCGAACAGCGGCACCGGCATGATCGTCGCGCCTGGCTCAGGCCCCGGGCGATAAAGCCCGGCTTCCTTCAGCAGAACCAGCAGTTCGAGCAGATCGGAGACGGAAGCCGCCTTTGAAATGATCGCGACGGTGATCGCGCCCTGGCCGTAGAGCGCATGGGCGCTGGCGGCGGCCCTGAATATCTCAAGCTCGCCCGCCGTCTCCTCGTCATAATCGGCATAGGGCACGGTGAGCGGGCGCGGCGACGCAAGCTCCCGGCGCAGCAGCGCCACCCGCCCGGGCTCGTCAAGCGCGAGATAGTCCTGCTCCACCCCGGCGGCGGCCAGCAAGGCGGCGACGGTCCGCTCGTGCACGTCGGCATTCTGCCGGAGGTCGAGCGTGGCGAGATGAAAGCCGAAGGTCTCGACCGCGCGGATCAGCCGCCCCAGCGCGCCTCCGGTCGCCAGCAGGCCCTCCCCGCTGTGCCCCAGCGAATGGGCGATCACGGTCAGATCCCCGCGCAGCGCATCCGGCCCTGCATAAGCCTCGCCCTTCAAGGAAGAGCGGCGGGGCGGGGCATGGCCGGTCAGCCGCTCATATGTCGTGGCGAGGCGCGCGTAGATGCCCGAGAGCGCGCGGCGGTAGGGCTCATCCAGCCGGGCGGGCGCGGTGTCGCCGCTCGCTTCGGCCAGTGCGAGCAGCTCCTCGTCCACTGGCGCAAGCCCGACGGCGATCGAAAGCTCCGCGCCAAGCGCATGGACCTGATCGAGATAGAATTGCAGCACCGCCTCGGCCTGCCGCCGGAGCGCGAGCCGAAGCGCATCGGCAGTGACATAGGGGTTGCCGTCGCGGTCGCCGCCGATCCAGTTGCCAAGCGTAAGAAAGCTCTTTGGCCTGTGTTCGAGGAGCTTGTCCCACGCCGCATAGAGGCGCGGCATGGCCGGCAGGAAGCTTTCCCGCATGAAGGAAACGGCGTTTTCCACCTCGTCGGTGACGAAGAGCCGGTCGGTCCGGAGCGCCCGCGTCTGCCAGAGCAGCGCGATCTGGCGGCTGATCGCCTCTTCCAGATCATCGCCTTCGGGCGTCGTCGACGCGCCATTGTCGCGCAGCGTCATCAACGCCTCGATCCGGGCGCGATGGTCGATCAGGCTCTTGCGCCGCACCTCGGTGGGATGGGCGGTGAGCACCGGCCGGATCAGCCCGTTGTCGAGCAGCCGGATAACCTCGGCGCGCGCGACGCCCTGCTTGTCCAGAATGTCGAGCGCTGAGGCAAGACTGGGCCAGTGCTGCGAAGCGCGCGAATGCCGATCCTCGGCCAGGTTGGCGAGCATCGAAAACAGCATGAAGCCGCGCACGAAGGAAAGCGTGTCGTCCAGCGACAGCCGGTCCAGCCCGGTGTCGACGGCGTCCGCCCCGCTGATCCCGCGATGGCGGTCAACCGATGCGCGGCGGATATATTCCGTGCGGCGGAATAACTCTTCGCCGCCATAGGCGCGGATGACGTCGCCGAGCAGCCGCCCCAGATAACGGACGTCCTCGTTCTGGCTGAGATGCTGCGACCGGGCTTTTACCATCGGCTCCTCGAATGCTGCGTCGCAACAGCATCGGACCCTTTGGCCGATCATGCAAGCAGTTCGGTATCCCAGTAGAGGTAATCACGCCATGTCTCGTGCAGGAAGTTCGGCGGAAAGCCGCGGCCGTTTTCCTGTAGTTCCCAGCTCGACGGCCGTTCCGGACGCGCGGCGAGCGCCATATGGGCCTGGGCCGGCGTGCGGCCGCCCTTGCGCAGGTTGCAGGGCGCGCAGGCCGTCGCCACATTTTCCCATGTCGTGCGGCCGCCAAGCGCGCGCGGGATGACGTGATCGAAGGTGAGGTCGTCGTGCGATCCGCAATATTGGCAGCGGAAGCGGTCGCGAAGGAAGAGGTTGAACCGGGTGAAGGCGGGATGCGTGGCGGGACGGACATATTGGCGAAGCGCGATGACCGACGGCAACCGCATGGTGCGGCTGGGGCTGTGGATTTCCCGCTCATATTCCGCGATGATATCGACACGTTCCAGGAACGCGGCCTTGATGGCGGTCTGCCAGGGCCACAGGCTCAAGGGGTAATAGCTGAGCGGCGTGTAATCGGCGTTCAGCACAAGCGCGGGGCAGCTGTCGGGATGCCGGATAAGGTCGGGGTGGTACATAGGGCGGGCACTACTCCGTTGTCAGGCTCACCGCCGTCCAACCCCCGCGCCTGTCGCACCCAGAGCCGGAGCCGCCGCGGGCCGCCGTCTCGACTTTCGTCACGCCGCTACTGCCTAAACCACGTGAC contains the following coding sequences:
- a CDS encoding response regulator transcription factor, producing the protein MDMKHNGSTAQSDAAGAYASGGPLILIADASPSSRDTLSADLGHLAYRVSAVESGSAALMMLRSERPALLLLDQNMPGLTGIDLLREMRGSRENAQLPVIIVAHSADAASAVAALNAGADDHILLPCAPPVLAARIERQLDRAREAATLRQAVGALDARLVRRTLEIEELQTRIEALLAEKAALNARLASRDRTPDEATRSSPVKSIAAI
- the ppc gene encoding phosphoenolpyruvate carboxylase, yielding MVKARSQHLSQNEDVRYLGRLLGDVIRAYGGEELFRRTEYIRRASVDRHRGISGADAVDTGLDRLSLDDTLSFVRGFMLFSMLANLAEDRHSRASQHWPSLASALDILDKQGVARAEVIRLLDNGLIRPVLTAHPTEVRRKSLIDHRARIEALMTLRDNGASTTPEGDDLEEAISRQIALLWQTRALRTDRLFVTDEVENAVSFMRESFLPAMPRLYAAWDKLLEHRPKSFLTLGNWIGGDRDGNPYVTADALRLALRRQAEAVLQFYLDQVHALGAELSIAVGLAPVDEELLALAEASGDTAPARLDEPYRRALSGIYARLATTYERLTGHAPPRRSSLKGEAYAGPDALRGDLTVIAHSLGHSGEGLLATGGALGRLIRAVETFGFHLATLDLRQNADVHERTVAALLAAAGVEQDYLALDEPGRVALLRRELASPRPLTVPYADYDEETAGELEIFRAAASAHALYGQGAITVAIISKAASVSDLLELLVLLKEAGLYRPGPEPGATIMPVPLFETIDDLEAAPQVMDEWLSIPEVAALAKARGYQEVMIGYSDSNKDGGYLTSNWSLALGSEALARVFAEKGIALQLFHGRGGAVGRGGGSAFDAIRAQPAGTVNGRIRVTEQGEVIAAKYGDAEHAAANLEAMVAATALASLAPPVLAKKDDERFRAAMETLSASARNAYRALVYETPHFPEFFRQATPIREISGLKIGSRPASRTKSTRIEDLRAIPWVFSWAQARIMLPGWYGVGRALSSFDDKGLLREMAAGWPFFKTTLDNMEMVLAKTDLAIARRYAGLVEDRALSESIFGTISEGWALTRDSLLDATGQSRLLAHSPALDASIRLRLPYIEPLNLLQVDLIRRLRGGDSDEKVVTGIQLTINAIATALKNSG
- a CDS encoding HNH endonuclease, translating into MYHPDLIRHPDSCPALVLNADYTPLSYYPLSLWPWQTAIKAAFLERVDIIAEYEREIHSPSRTMRLPSVIALRQYVRPATHPAFTRFNLFLRDRFRCQYCGSHDDLTFDHVIPRALGGRTTWENVATACAPCNLRKGGRTPAQAHMALAARPERPSSWELQENGRGFPPNFLHETWRDYLYWDTELLA